One window of Microcoleus vaginatus PCC 9802 genomic DNA carries:
- the ureC gene encoding urease subunit alpha, with translation MSYRMERRAYAETFGPTVGDRVRLADTELFIEVEKNFTTYGDEVKFGGGKVIRDGMGQSPISNADGAVDTVITNALILDWWGIVKADVGIKDGKIYKIGKAGNPYIQDRVDIIIGPGTEVIAGEGMILTAGGIDSHIHFICPQQIEVAIASGITTMIGGGTGPATGTNATTCTPGPWHMYRMLQAADAFPVNLGFLGKGNSSQPQALVEQILAGAMGLKLHEDWGTTPATIDTCLNVADEYDVQVAIHTDTLNEAGFVEATIAAFKNRAIHTYHTEGAGGGHAPDIIKVCGQANVLPSSTNPTRPYTVNTLEEHLDMLMVCHHLDRGIPEDVAFAESRIRRETIAAEDILHDLGAFSMISSDSQAMGRVGEVIIRTWQTAHKMKVQRGILNGQDARSTGDLDWQDARSTGGENDNYRVKRYIAKYTINPAITHGISQYVGSVEEGKLADLCLWRPAFFGVKPELVIKGGAIAYGQMGDANASIPTPQPVHMRPMFGSFGGAIGATCLTFVSQAARDRDIAAQLGLQKPTVAVSGTRQISKRDMKLNDYLPQMEVDPETYEVRADGELLTCEPATVLPMAQRYFLF, from the coding sequence ATGAGTTACAGAATGGAGCGCCGCGCTTACGCGGAAACCTTCGGGCCGACTGTGGGCGATCGCGTCCGGTTAGCCGATACAGAATTATTCATAGAAGTTGAAAAAAACTTCACAACCTACGGGGATGAAGTTAAATTTGGCGGTGGCAAAGTCATTCGCGACGGCATGGGACAATCGCCTATTTCTAATGCAGACGGCGCTGTTGACACGGTAATTACTAATGCTTTAATATTAGACTGGTGGGGAATTGTTAAAGCAGATGTGGGGATTAAAGACGGCAAAATTTACAAAATTGGTAAAGCCGGAAATCCTTATATTCAAGATAGGGTAGATATTATTATCGGGCCTGGTACTGAAGTAATTGCGGGTGAAGGAATGATTCTCACCGCCGGGGGAATTGACAGTCACATTCACTTTATTTGCCCGCAACAAATAGAAGTAGCGATCGCCTCCGGCATCACGACAATGATCGGCGGCGGCACTGGCCCCGCAACGGGTACAAACGCCACAACTTGCACTCCCGGGCCTTGGCATATGTACCGGATGCTGCAAGCTGCTGACGCTTTTCCCGTAAATCTAGGGTTTTTAGGTAAAGGAAATAGCAGTCAACCCCAAGCATTAGTTGAACAAATATTAGCCGGTGCAATGGGTTTGAAACTCCACGAAGATTGGGGAACTACACCAGCAACAATCGACACTTGTTTGAATGTAGCTGACGAGTACGATGTGCAAGTTGCAATTCACACGGATACTCTCAATGAAGCGGGATTTGTGGAAGCTACAATTGCGGCTTTTAAAAATCGCGCTATTCATACTTACCACACCGAAGGTGCTGGTGGCGGACACGCACCGGATATTATTAAAGTGTGCGGACAAGCTAATGTTTTGCCATCGTCAACTAACCCGACTCGCCCTTACACTGTCAATACTTTAGAAGAACATTTAGATATGTTGATGGTTTGCCACCATTTGGATCGAGGCATTCCTGAAGATGTGGCTTTTGCTGAATCGAGAATTAGAAGGGAAACTATTGCTGCTGAGGATATTTTGCACGATTTAGGTGCGTTTAGTATGATTTCTTCTGATTCTCAGGCGATGGGAAGAGTGGGAGAGGTGATTATTCGGACTTGGCAAACGGCTCATAAAATGAAGGTTCAAAGGGGGATTTTGAACGGGCAAGATGCCCGTTCCACAGGTGATTTAGACTGGCAAGATGCCCGTTCCACAGGGGGAGAAAATGACAATTATCGGGTGAAGCGGTACATTGCGAAATATACAATTAATCCGGCGATTACTCACGGAATTAGTCAGTATGTCGGTTCGGTGGAAGAGGGAAAATTGGCGGATTTGTGTTTGTGGCGGCCGGCTTTTTTTGGGGTGAAACCGGAACTGGTAATTAAAGGAGGGGCGATCGCCTACGGGCAGATGGGAGATGCTAACGCCAGCATTCCCACGCCGCAACCGGTGCATATGAGGCCGATGTTTGGCAGTTTTGGCGGTGCGATTGGGGCGACTTGTCTGACGTTTGTTTCCCAAGCTGCGCGCGATCGAGATATTGCCGCACAGCTCGGTTTGCAAAAGCCCACTGTAGCAGTTTCCGGGACGCGACAAATTAGCAAAAGAGACATGAAACTCAACGATTATTTGCCACAAATGGAAGTCGACCCAGAAACTTATGAAGTCAGGGCGGATGGGGAATTGTTAACTTGCGAACCGGCAACAGTTTTGCCAATGGCGCAGCGATACTTTTTGTTTTGA
- a CDS encoding glycosyltransferase family 61 protein, which translates to MMNPKLVDQIKQTLKQSLLATSRRVWRTPLDRRTSIKLLDDSIIYKKQHQPINIPALTSVKKVPSRFFATEKTVSFDPDYVWKITLNQQINSLTICTSGNTLLNNKLLLDLDFRISGAGILEWPYKPNQITYPLVVAPWSHLWCSYYDYVIFVLAKLCRIEEALGKEIWQKAKICYPLRHTDFEWGFMTKLGIPESSLIDTRARDTGYHAESVVVGNNQDWYFPSPYDIDLLRKKFCLKEKVKPYRKLYLSRSGRRKVKNEVQVREVLKEFDFEILEDISRTVDEQIRLFAEAAVVVGPHGAGFTNLLWCQPGTKVLEFFYGGYTPPYFYYICQLLGLEYSRMVDDKNVAEDWSFIGMDMTVDVEILKREIQKMLE; encoded by the coding sequence GTGATGAACCCAAAATTAGTTGACCAGATAAAACAGACATTGAAGCAGAGCTTGCTGGCAACATCAAGGCGTGTCTGGAGAACCCCGTTAGACCGGCGCACCAGCATCAAATTGTTAGATGACAGCATCATTTATAAAAAGCAGCACCAACCTATCAATATACCCGCATTAACCTCGGTAAAAAAAGTGCCTTCTCGGTTTTTTGCCACGGAAAAAACCGTGTCTTTCGACCCAGATTATGTGTGGAAGATTACCCTAAATCAACAAATAAATTCTCTAACTATTTGTACGTCTGGCAACACGCTGCTGAATAACAAGTTGCTTTTAGACTTGGATTTTCGGATTAGCGGTGCGGGCATTCTGGAATGGCCTTACAAACCTAACCAAATTACCTATCCGCTGGTAGTTGCTCCTTGGTCGCATTTGTGGTGTAGTTATTATGATTATGTCATTTTTGTGCTGGCTAAACTTTGTCGAATTGAGGAGGCTTTAGGTAAGGAAATTTGGCAAAAAGCTAAAATTTGTTATCCTTTACGACATACAGATTTTGAGTGGGGCTTTATGACCAAACTCGGTATTCCTGAAAGTTCACTAATCGACACTCGGGCTAGAGATACGGGATATCATGCAGAAAGCGTGGTGGTGGGAAACAATCAAGACTGGTATTTTCCCAGTCCTTACGATATAGACCTTTTGCGGAAAAAATTCTGTCTTAAGGAAAAGGTAAAGCCTTATAGAAAACTTTATCTGTCTAGAAGCGGCCGGCGCAAGGTTAAAAATGAAGTACAAGTGCGAGAGGTTTTGAAAGAATTTGATTTTGAAATTTTGGAAGATATCTCGCGCACAGTTGATGAACAAATTCGTCTGTTTGCAGAAGCGGCGGTGGTTGTCGGCCCTCACGGGGCTGGTTTTACAAATTTGCTGTGGTGTCAGCCGGGAACGAAAGTATTGGAATTCTTTTATGGAGGGTACACTCCGCCCTATTTCTATTACATTTGCCAGCTATTGGGATTAGAATACTCTCGTATGGTTGATGACAAGAATGTAGCGGAAGATTGGAGTTTCATTGGCATGGATATGACGGTAGATGTGGAGATTTTGAAAAGGGAAATCCAGAAAATGCTGGAGTAA
- a CDS encoding urease subunit beta, which yields MIPGEMIVSAGEIELNADRPTVRLLVGNKGDRPIQVGSHYHFYEANEALEFNREQAKGMRLDIPAGTAVRFEPGDEREVQLVPFVGSRQVYGFNGKVNGHLDAEV from the coding sequence ATGATTCCAGGAGAAATGATTGTTTCAGCAGGCGAAATAGAATTAAATGCCGATCGCCCAACGGTGCGGTTGCTGGTAGGAAATAAAGGCGATCGACCCATACAAGTTGGCTCCCACTATCACTTTTACGAAGCTAACGAAGCCTTAGAATTTAATCGAGAACAAGCCAAAGGAATGCGGTTGGATATCCCCGCAGGTACAGCAGTCAGGTTTGAACCGGGAGATGAAAGGGAAGTTCAATTAGTGCCGTTTGTTGGTAGTCGTCAAGTCTACGGCTTTAATGGAAAAGTGAACGGTCATCTGGATGCTGAAGTATGA
- the ureA gene encoding urease subunit gamma: MQLTPQEKDKLLIFTAALVAERRKQRGLKLNYPEALAYISAAILEGARDGLTVADLMSYGTTLLTREDVMEGIAEMVHEVQVEATFPDGTKLVTVHDPIR, translated from the coding sequence ATGCAACTCACCCCCCAAGAAAAAGACAAGCTGCTGATTTTCACCGCCGCCCTGGTAGCAGAGCGCCGGAAACAAAGAGGTTTAAAATTAAACTATCCAGAAGCACTAGCCTACATTTCTGCAGCCATTTTAGAAGGAGCCAGAGACGGTCTTACCGTCGCCGATTTAATGAGTTATGGAACAACTCTCCTGACGCGGGAAGATGTGATGGAAGGGATAGCAGAAATGGTGCATGAAGTCCAGGTTGAGGCGACTTTCCCCGACGGAACTAAGTTGGTAACAGTGCACGATCCGATCCGTTAA
- a CDS encoding urease accessory protein — translation MTKNLTKQHIDQVENGWHGRLNLAYANRSGATQIIHNQMQAPLKVQRPFYPEGKEVCHSVILHTAGGVVGGDRLSSHFHLQPNAKALITSAAASKIYRSSGLESQQNIDIKLEAGANLEWLPQETIVFDGAIYRQNLRVELAPTARILLWEITRLGRSARGEKFLSGEWRSHTEVWQQNSPLWIDRQLLKGGEKMLESPHGLGGKPVVATLAWVGEPVTTEFVEKVRNLPSEATIYPGNSTVGVTRIPNGLLCRYRGTSTTAARDWFVNIWQLLRLSFSQRPCCLPRVWIK, via the coding sequence GTGACTAAAAATTTGACCAAACAACATATAGATCAAGTTGAAAATGGATGGCACGGTCGCCTGAATTTAGCCTACGCTAACCGCAGCGGTGCAACTCAAATCATTCACAATCAAATGCAAGCACCCCTCAAGGTGCAGCGTCCGTTTTATCCTGAAGGGAAAGAGGTTTGCCACAGCGTCATTTTGCACACGGCTGGGGGAGTTGTCGGGGGCGATCGACTTTCCAGCCATTTTCACCTCCAACCCAACGCCAAAGCCTTGATTACCAGCGCCGCTGCTAGTAAAATCTATCGTAGCAGCGGACTAGAATCACAACAAAATATTGACATCAAACTAGAAGCCGGTGCTAATTTAGAATGGCTGCCACAGGAAACAATAGTTTTTGACGGCGCAATATATAGGCAAAACTTGCGGGTAGAATTAGCACCAACAGCCAGGATTTTACTGTGGGAAATTACCAGATTGGGACGCAGTGCTAGGGGCGAAAAGTTCTTGTCTGGAGAATGGCGATCGCACACCGAGGTCTGGCAACAAAACAGCCCTTTATGGATTGACAGACAATTGCTCAAAGGTGGAGAAAAAATGCTCGAAAGCCCTCACGGTCTCGGAGGAAAACCCGTAGTTGCCACCCTCGCTTGGGTAGGCGAACCCGTCACCACAGAGTTCGTGGAAAAAGTGCGAAATTTGCCATCTGAGGCAACAATTTATCCTGGTAATTCTACCGTCGGCGTGACTCGTATTCCTAACGGTTTGCTGTGCCGATATCGCGGTACATCTACAACCGCAGCTAGAGACTGGTTTGTCAACATTTGGCAGTTGCTGCGCTTGTCTTTTTCACAACGCCCTTGCTGTTTGCCCAGAGTTTGGATAAAATAG
- a CDS encoding acetamidase/formamidase family protein → MPQVLFKVDLTKPMSEQELVGHNRWHPDIPAVVSVNPGDVFRIECKDWTDGQIKNDDSPDDIRDVDLTVVHVLSGPIYVNGAQPGDILVVDILDIGALQGEEWGFTGIFAKENGGGFLTEHFPTAAKAIWDFQGIYTASRHIPKVRFAGITHPGLIGCAPSQELLNKWNKREAELVATNPDRVPPLAALPNPKNAVLGSLQGAEFERVAAEAARTVPPREHGGNCDIKNLSRGSRIYFPVYVEGAKLSMGDIHFSQGDGEISFCGAIEMSGYIDLHVDIIKGGMDKYAMVNPIFKPGPVEPRYSEYLVFEGISVDEFTGQQYYMDAHVAYRRACLNAIEYLKKFGFTGEQAYLLLSCAPVEGRISGIVDIPNACCTIALPTEIFQMDILPS, encoded by the coding sequence ATGCCTCAAGTTCTCTTCAAAGTTGATTTGACCAAACCGATGTCAGAACAGGAATTAGTCGGTCACAATCGCTGGCATCCAGATATTCCAGCAGTAGTTTCCGTCAATCCCGGCGATGTATTTCGCATCGAGTGCAAAGACTGGACAGACGGACAAATTAAAAATGACGACAGTCCCGACGACATTCGCGATGTAGACTTAACAGTAGTTCACGTTTTGAGCGGGCCAATTTACGTTAACGGCGCGCAGCCAGGGGATATTTTAGTAGTCGATATCCTCGATATCGGGGCTTTGCAAGGAGAAGAATGGGGTTTTACCGGAATTTTTGCTAAAGAAAACGGCGGCGGTTTCTTGACCGAACATTTTCCGACTGCTGCTAAAGCAATTTGGGATTTTCAGGGAATTTATACCGCTTCTCGACACATACCAAAAGTCAGGTTTGCTGGGATTACTCATCCGGGTTTAATCGGCTGCGCTCCTTCTCAGGAATTGTTGAATAAATGGAACAAACGGGAAGCGGAATTAGTAGCAACAAATCCCGATCGAGTGCCGCCTTTAGCAGCACTGCCGAACCCCAAGAATGCAGTTTTGGGGTCGCTGCAAGGGGCAGAATTCGAGCGAGTTGCGGCAGAAGCAGCGCGCACAGTTCCTCCCCGGGAACACGGCGGCAATTGCGATATTAAAAACCTGTCGCGGGGTTCGAGAATTTATTTCCCGGTTTATGTCGAAGGCGCGAAACTTTCGATGGGAGATATTCACTTTTCTCAAGGAGACGGGGAGATTTCATTCTGCGGGGCAATTGAAATGTCGGGGTACATCGACCTCCACGTTGATATTATCAAAGGTGGCATGGATAAATACGCGATGGTCAACCCGATTTTCAAACCCGGGCCGGTGGAACCCCGCTATTCTGAGTACCTCGTTTTTGAAGGGATTTCTGTTGATGAATTTACTGGTCAGCAGTATTATATGGATGCCCACGTTGCTTATCGCCGAGCTTGTTTGAATGCGATCGAATATTTGAAAAAGTTTGGTTTTACCGGAGAACAAGCGTATTTGCTCTTAAGTTGTGCTCCGGTTGAGGGTCGCATCAGCGGCATTGTGGATATTCCCAATGCTTGCTGCACTATTGCTTTACCGACAGAAATTTTCCAGATGGATATTCTGCCGTCTTAA
- a CDS encoding zinc ribbon domain-containing protein produces MPLYDFKCETCGTFDKWRPLAEADTPVLCPSCETVAKRIFSPPMILTGKLRLKGQENREPQVVKRSEEPKPQRNREHRGGRPWMIGH; encoded by the coding sequence ATGCCTCTTTACGATTTTAAGTGTGAAACTTGCGGCACTTTTGATAAGTGGCGCCCTCTTGCAGAAGCAGATACACCGGTGCTTTGTCCGAGTTGCGAAACAGTTGCTAAACGCATCTTTTCGCCGCCGATGATTCTAACTGGAAAGCTGCGGTTGAAAGGTCAAGAAAATCGGGAACCGCAGGTAGTTAAGCGTTCTGAGGAACCTAAACCGCAGCGGAATCGCGAACACCGAGGGGGACGACCTTGGATGATCGGTCACTGA
- a CDS encoding sensor histidine kinase, whose product MLLFTHTQSKNSKVEQQHYAQKPLLPTSSINLTGLKGGCNHLRISQKISYGYALAIGIAILGTGAGMRLGDYFRKQALVEVNVAQQQQQMLQNLQNTVFEARSHAARLPVVLGNTVWLQYEHDRFVGQINQAKILISEIESFARENPDRLATEEAALQAHLKKSALVIDYYGQLIKLQLKEAEVWNLQPNSLESAQLQMLRTSSGQEAIVLDNLAQSLTELISIVEIHKQQGTQALEQAENLRNRIILGSMLISALIAVALADKTSRAIAQPLETVTNFAQQVARESNFNLQVPVTTNDEIGVLATSFNLLIQRVSEYTKELKQTQSQLIQTEKMSSLGQMVAGIAHEINNPVNFIGGNIDYANQYIEDLAGLVTLYQEYYPNPPDAILERIEDIELEFLREDLPKTLSSMKMGADRIREIVVSMRNFSRSDDGKMRSADIHEGIDSTLVILNHRLKQGIQVIKQYGKLPALECSPAQLNQVFMNIISNAIDALEEVKKEDKDYSPTIWISTEITPDNTVTVKIRDNGPGIASASAQQIFDPFFTTKSIGKGTGLGLAISYQILAKHQGKIEVNSQIGQGTEFVITLPVAA is encoded by the coding sequence ATGTTATTATTTACCCACACTCAGTCCAAAAATAGCAAAGTAGAGCAACAGCACTATGCTCAAAAACCTTTGTTACCGACTTCAAGTATTAATCTAACAGGGCTAAAGGGAGGATGCAACCATTTGCGAATTAGCCAAAAAATTAGCTACGGTTATGCTTTAGCTATCGGCATAGCGATTTTGGGAACTGGTGCGGGAATGAGATTGGGAGACTACTTTCGCAAGCAAGCTTTAGTTGAGGTGAATGTTGCCCAACAGCAGCAGCAAATGCTGCAAAATTTGCAAAATACCGTATTTGAAGCCCGATCGCACGCGGCGAGATTGCCAGTCGTTTTGGGAAACACGGTGTGGCTGCAATACGAACACGATCGCTTTGTCGGGCAAATCAATCAGGCGAAAATCCTGATTTCAGAAATTGAATCTTTCGCACGAGAAAATCCCGATAGACTAGCAACAGAAGAGGCAGCATTGCAGGCTCACTTGAAGAAATCTGCCCTCGTCATTGATTACTACGGTCAGCTAATTAAATTGCAGTTAAAAGAAGCGGAAGTTTGGAATTTGCAGCCCAACAGCCTCGAATCCGCACAGCTACAAATGTTGAGGACTAGCAGCGGTCAAGAGGCGATCGTACTAGATAACCTTGCTCAAAGTTTAACCGAGCTAATTTCTATAGTAGAAATTCACAAACAGCAAGGAACCCAAGCATTAGAACAAGCTGAAAATTTGCGAAACCGAATTATTCTCGGGAGTATGCTAATTTCAGCACTCATCGCCGTCGCGCTGGCGGACAAAACCAGCCGCGCGATCGCCCAACCCCTCGAAACCGTCACTAATTTTGCTCAGCAAGTCGCTCGCGAATCGAATTTTAACCTGCAAGTACCAGTCACAACAAACGACGAAATCGGAGTTTTAGCGACCTCTTTCAATCTATTGATTCAGCGAGTTAGTGAGTATACAAAAGAACTCAAACAAACTCAATCCCAATTAATTCAGACCGAAAAAATGTCCTCTCTCGGTCAAATGGTTGCAGGGATAGCCCACGAAATCAACAATCCCGTCAACTTCATCGGCGGCAACATTGACTATGCCAACCAATACATCGAAGATTTGGCAGGTTTGGTAACTCTCTATCAAGAATATTATCCAAACCCACCAGATGCCATTCTAGAGCGCATCGAAGACATTGAACTCGAATTTCTCAGAGAAGATTTACCAAAAACCCTCTCTTCGATGAAAATGGGAGCCGATCGCATTCGCGAAATTGTCGTATCCATGCGGAATTTTTCGCGATCGGACGACGGAAAAATGAGATCGGCCGACATTCACGAAGGAATTGATAGCACCCTCGTAATTCTCAATCACCGACTCAAACAAGGTATTCAAGTTATTAAACAATACGGCAAGTTGCCTGCGCTTGAGTGCTCTCCCGCGCAACTGAATCAAGTATTTATGAATATTATTAGTAATGCAATAGATGCGCTGGAGGAGGTGAAAAAGGAAGACAAAGACTATTCGCCAACAATTTGGATTAGCACGGAAATTACCCCCGACAATACTGTCACCGTCAAGATTCGGGATAACGGGCCCGGAATTGCATCCGCCAGTGCGCAACAAATATTTGACCCATTTTTTACTACAAAGTCGATCGGCAAAGGTACTGGATTAGGATTGGCTATTTCCTATCAAATCCTTGCCAAGCATCAAGGCAAAATTGAGGTAAATTCTCAAATAGGACAGGGCACGGAATTTGTGATTACTTTGCCAGTTGCTGCGTAA
- a CDS encoding NAD(P)H-quinone oxidoreductase has protein sequence MYITLLLYAVLAGAYLLVVPAATYAYLNSRWYIATSFERGFMYFLMFFFFPGMFLLAPFLNFRPKRRQIEA, from the coding sequence ATGTATATTACCTTACTGCTTTACGCCGTCTTGGCCGGAGCCTACCTCCTGGTAGTACCCGCCGCCACCTACGCTTACCTGAACAGCCGCTGGTACATCGCTACCTCTTTTGAGCGCGGCTTCATGTACTTCTTGATGTTCTTCTTCTTCCCAGGTATGTTTCTCCTAGCTCCATTTTTGAATTTTCGGCCCAAACGGCGGCAGATAGAAGCCTAA
- a CDS encoding DUF3007 family protein, with protein MRRIDVIGISIGFFVAGGLVYLLLQFAGLDSMNAGIWSQLFLVAGLIGWLVTYLFRALTQNMTYSQQLQDYKEAVLQKQLDELTPEELAKLQAEIEQEKDN; from the coding sequence ATGCGACGTATTGACGTAATTGGAATCAGTATCGGCTTTTTTGTAGCAGGTGGGTTGGTCTACTTGCTACTGCAATTCGCCGGACTTGACAGCATGAATGCAGGGATTTGGAGCCAGTTATTTTTGGTCGCCGGCTTGATTGGCTGGCTGGTGACTTATTTATTTCGAGCACTGACTCAAAATATGACCTACAGCCAGCAATTGCAAGACTACAAAGAAGCTGTCTTGCAGAAGCAGCTCGATGAACTCACTCCTGAAGAATTAGCCAAACTTCAAGCCGAAATTGAGCAGGAAAAAGATAATTAG
- the trpA gene encoding tryptophan synthase subunit alpha: MTISNCFETLRKNHECGLIPFITAGDPDLETTAKALQILDDNGADAIELGVPYSDPLADGPVIQAAATRALQRGTRLDSVLEMVAKVSPNLRSPIILFTYYNPILYRGIETFLQQIKSAGVQGLVVPDLPLEEADSLIQPANKLGIELTLLVAPTSPKSRIEAIARQSQGFIYLVSVTGVTGVREGLETRAKELLQELRTVTDKPIGVGFGISKPEHARQVKEWGADAAIVGSAFVKRLAQGTPEEGLEAIGEFCKSLKIAIQNG; the protein is encoded by the coding sequence ATGACTATTTCTAATTGTTTTGAAACGTTACGCAAGAACCACGAATGTGGATTGATTCCTTTTATTACTGCTGGCGACCCAGACTTGGAGACAACAGCTAAAGCACTGCAAATTTTGGATGATAACGGTGCAGATGCGATCGAGCTGGGCGTTCCCTATTCTGACCCGCTAGCTGACGGGCCAGTGATTCAAGCCGCTGCTACAAGGGCTTTACAGCGGGGAACGCGGTTAGATTCGGTGCTGGAAATGGTAGCGAAAGTTAGTCCGAATTTGCGATCGCCCATCATTCTATTCACATACTACAACCCGATTTTGTACCGAGGTATAGAAACCTTCTTGCAGCAAATCAAAAGTGCTGGAGTTCAGGGATTGGTTGTACCAGACTTGCCCTTAGAAGAAGCAGACAGTCTCATCCAACCTGCCAACAAATTAGGGATTGAACTAACATTATTAGTTGCTCCCACAAGTCCCAAAAGTCGTATAGAAGCGATCGCTCGTCAGTCTCAAGGATTTATTTACTTAGTCAGTGTGACGGGGGTTACGGGAGTACGCGAAGGCTTAGAAACGAGAGCAAAAGAGTTGCTGCAAGAACTCCGCACCGTCACCGACAAACCCATCGGCGTCGGGTTTGGTATATCGAAACCCGAACACGCTCGCCAAGTGAAAGAATGGGGTGCAGATGCTGCGATTGTTGGCAGTGCTTTTGTCAAACGCTTGGCCCAAGGAACTCCAGAAGAGGGTTTAGAAGCGATAGGTGAATTCTGCAAAAGTCTAAAAATAGCGATTCAAAATGGTTAG